The following coding sequences are from one Luteimonas sp. S4-F44 window:
- a CDS encoding S1 family peptidase yields MKVLTLRKSMVWGITAALFGMGTSSAMEQGDPVLEAYASSYDLSYEEARDRLAMINPVEMDLLEKQLSALPGYVGMRIVHKPELRIQVFADGNATQLAAKARTRVPIEPVNVPRSIAQLEQEATAVSAVLRSRKIGHMYYFDLPAGRIEFHIEAKTTADRELLNSLSSKSAGIRITYVGSVMEETANFVGGQNVNGSQSCTSGFTVYRISNPAVRGVITAGHCTDSNQSSVVVNGVNFSNPQNRMYLGNYDQMWFTQAGHTWTNTIATGQSEPATIQINATASPQVGLFLCKFGQTTLQTCGEVIQTYAQVYNPDNNSTGSWILVKNILLGPMTMAGDSGGPVFGSGGVALGIVIGRGGQGSPNIDNMFFAPVSRFGAINVSILTTN; encoded by the coding sequence ATGAAAGTATTAACGCTGCGAAAATCCATGGTTTGGGGCATCACCGCCGCACTCTTCGGGATGGGAACAAGCTCAGCTATGGAGCAAGGAGACCCCGTTCTGGAGGCTTATGCATCGAGTTACGATCTAAGTTACGAGGAGGCACGCGACAGGCTGGCGATGATCAACCCTGTCGAAATGGATTTATTAGAGAAGCAGCTTAGTGCTCTTCCTGGCTATGTGGGGATGCGGATCGTCCACAAGCCCGAACTACGAATCCAGGTGTTCGCCGATGGAAACGCCACGCAACTGGCTGCCAAGGCAAGGACAAGGGTGCCCATAGAGCCAGTAAATGTGCCTCGATCGATTGCTCAACTCGAGCAGGAGGCGACTGCAGTAAGCGCTGTCCTCAGGTCGAGAAAGATTGGGCACATGTACTATTTCGATTTGCCAGCCGGAAGAATCGAGTTCCATATCGAGGCTAAAACCACCGCTGATCGAGAGCTTCTGAATTCGTTGTCTAGCAAGAGCGCTGGCATACGGATCACCTATGTAGGCTCAGTAATGGAAGAAACCGCGAATTTTGTTGGCGGCCAGAACGTCAACGGCTCTCAGTCCTGTACCTCCGGTTTCACCGTCTACAGAATCTCAAACCCAGCTGTGCGGGGAGTGATCACCGCTGGCCACTGCACGGATAGCAACCAAAGCTCTGTGGTGGTTAACGGGGTGAATTTCAGTAATCCTCAAAATCGCATGTATTTGGGAAATTACGATCAGATGTGGTTCACCCAAGCCGGTCATACGTGGACCAACACAATAGCCACTGGGCAGTCGGAGCCGGCTACGATTCAAATTAACGCTACAGCAAGCCCACAAGTGGGATTATTTTTGTGCAAATTCGGACAAACGACGCTTCAGACTTGCGGTGAAGTTATCCAAACCTACGCCCAGGTTTACAATCCAGATAACAATTCGACTGGCAGCTGGATTCTGGTGAAAAATATTCTGCTCGGACCTATGACAATGGCAGGCGACAGCGGAGGCCCTGTCTTTGGCTCAGGAGGCGTAGCTCTTGGGATAGTCATCGGGCGTGGAGGGCAAGGCTCACCCAACATAGATAATATGTTTTTCGCGCCAGTGTCCAGATTTGGCGCAATTAACGTTTCTATTTTAACGACAAACTGA
- a CDS encoding D-alanine--D-alanine ligase — protein sequence MSGGALRVAVLCGGTSAERDVSIASGAQVVSALRGLGHEVRVVDTAHGLLDAEAERRLLDTKVAVAPPDTGSMALVPSTAGGLAATFPRDCDVVFLALHGGTGEDGTLQALLDLAGLPYTGTGHLGSGVAMDKDLSKRLMRAAGVPTPDWAMQPADEAQIAHLGWPLVVKPNRQGSTIGLSVVREAAGLRPAIERAQALDAEVMLERFVPGRELTVGVLEGEALAVGEIVLPADGVFDYEDKYQGVVREVFPADVPPAIAEQARTLALRAHVALKLGDYSRADFRLDAQGRLWCLELNTLPGMTATSLLPQSAAAMGIAFPALCERLCRLALRRCGSGVQGRESGVAG from the coding sequence GTGAGCGGCGGGGCGTTGCGGGTCGCGGTGCTGTGCGGCGGCACCAGCGCTGAGCGCGACGTGTCGATCGCCAGCGGCGCGCAGGTGGTGAGCGCGCTGCGCGGGCTCGGCCATGAAGTCCGGGTCGTCGACACGGCGCACGGCCTGCTCGACGCCGAGGCCGAACGCCGGCTGCTGGACACCAAGGTGGCGGTGGCGCCGCCCGACACCGGATCGATGGCGCTCGTTCCGTCGACGGCTGGCGGTCTGGCCGCGACGTTTCCCCGCGATTGCGACGTCGTCTTCCTGGCGTTGCACGGCGGCACCGGCGAGGACGGCACACTCCAGGCGCTGCTCGATCTGGCCGGCTTGCCCTATACCGGCACCGGCCATCTGGGCAGCGGGGTCGCGATGGACAAGGACCTGTCCAAGCGCCTGATGCGGGCCGCGGGTGTGCCGACGCCCGACTGGGCGATGCAACCGGCGGACGAGGCGCAGATCGCGCATCTGGGCTGGCCCCTGGTGGTCAAGCCGAACCGGCAGGGCTCGACGATCGGCCTGTCGGTCGTGCGCGAGGCCGCCGGGTTGCGACCTGCGATCGAACGTGCCCAGGCACTCGATGCCGAGGTCATGCTCGAGCGCTTCGTGCCCGGCCGCGAGCTCACGGTGGGCGTCCTCGAAGGCGAAGCGCTCGCGGTCGGCGAGATCGTGTTGCCGGCCGATGGCGTGTTCGACTACGAGGACAAGTACCAGGGGGTTGTGCGCGAGGTATTCCCGGCGGACGTGCCGCCTGCGATCGCCGAACAGGCGCGGACGCTGGCACTGCGCGCGCATGTCGCGCTCAAGCTCGGCGACTACAGCCGCGCCGATTTCCGCCTCGATGCGCAAGGCCGGCTGTGGTGTCTGGAACTCAACACGTTGCCGGGTATGACCGCGACCAGCCTGCTGCCGCAGTCGGCGGCGGCGATGGGCATCGCATTCCCGGCGTTGTGCGAGCGGCTGTGCCGGCTCGCCTTGCGGCGTTGCGGCTCCGGTGTACAAGGTCGCGAGTCGGGCGTCGCCGGATGA
- a CDS encoding AzlC family ABC transporter permease produces MELSLTPATRIGLSIALATGLYGVSFGALSVAAGLDLWQTMALSLLMFTGGSQFAFVGVLAGGGGGAAAFGAASLLGARNAVYAVQINRLLHPRGWARLLAAQVTIDESTATAAGQTEPDEQRRGFWVAGLGVFVCWNLFTLVGALLGDVIGDPRRWGLDGAAVAAFIGLLWPRLRGREPVAIAVVCALATALAMPWLPAGVPILVAAAVAAAWGGLRARRDAAAGGRT; encoded by the coding sequence ATGGAACTTTCACTGACGCCGGCCACGCGGATCGGCCTGTCGATCGCACTTGCCACGGGGCTCTACGGCGTGTCCTTCGGCGCGCTGTCGGTCGCCGCCGGGCTCGACCTGTGGCAGACGATGGCGCTGAGTCTGCTGATGTTCACCGGTGGCTCGCAGTTCGCGTTCGTCGGTGTACTCGCCGGTGGCGGGGGGGGCGCGGCGGCGTTCGGGGCGGCCAGCCTGCTGGGTGCGCGCAATGCGGTCTACGCGGTGCAGATCAACCGGCTGCTGCACCCGCGCGGGTGGGCGCGCCTGCTGGCGGCACAGGTCACGATCGACGAATCCACTGCGACCGCGGCCGGTCAGACCGAACCCGACGAGCAACGTCGCGGCTTTTGGGTCGCCGGGCTGGGCGTGTTCGTGTGCTGGAACCTGTTCACGCTGGTCGGGGCGCTGCTGGGCGATGTGATCGGCGATCCCCGGCGTTGGGGCCTGGACGGTGCCGCGGTCGCGGCCTTCATCGGTCTGTTGTGGCCGCGGTTGCGCGGCCGCGAGCCGGTCGCGATCGCGGTGGTGTGTGCCTTGGCGACCGCGCTCGCAATGCCCTGGCTGCCGGCCGGCGTGCCGATTCTGGTCGCGGCGGCGGTCGCGGCCGCATGGGGCGGATTGCGCGCGCGGCGCGATGCCGCGGCAGGGGGCCGGACATGA
- a CDS encoding P-II family nitrogen regulator produces MKMVMAIIKPFKLDDVREALAEVGVTGITVTEVKGFGRQKGHTELYRGAEYVVDFLPKVKLEIAVTDDIVDAVVETVLKSAGMGRIGDGKVFVYDLERVVRIRTGELDADAL; encoded by the coding sequence ATGAAGATGGTCATGGCGATCATCAAGCCGTTCAAGCTCGACGACGTGCGCGAGGCGCTCGCCGAGGTCGGCGTGACCGGCATCACTGTCACCGAGGTCAAGGGTTTCGGCCGCCAGAAGGGCCACACCGAGCTCTACCGCGGCGCGGAGTACGTCGTGGATTTCCTGCCGAAGGTGAAGCTGGAGATCGCGGTGACCGACGACATCGTCGACGCCGTGGTCGAGACCGTGCTCAAGTCCGCGGGCATGGGCCGGATCGGCGACGGCAAGGTCTTCGTCTACGACCTCGAGCGCGTGGTGCGGATCCGCACCGGCGAGTTGGACGCCGACGCACTGTGA
- a CDS encoding accessory factor UbiK family protein: MIDLNNIDELARRLSGLVPAGLRETREELQENFKAVLQSGLAKLDLVTREEFEVQRAVLLRTREKLETLEAQVRQLEAQGTSQATPPAPSPGNFDTAH, encoded by the coding sequence ATGATCGATCTGAACAACATCGACGAGCTTGCGCGTCGCCTCAGCGGGCTGGTGCCCGCCGGCCTGCGCGAGACCCGCGAGGAACTGCAGGAGAACTTCAAGGCCGTGCTGCAATCGGGCCTGGCGAAGCTGGACCTGGTCACGCGCGAGGAATTCGAGGTCCAGCGTGCGGTGCTGCTGCGCACGCGCGAGAAGCTCGAGACCCTGGAAGCCCAGGTCCGCCAACTCGAGGCCCAGGGCACGTCCCAGGCCACGCCGCCTGCCCCGTCGCCGGGCAACTTCGACACCGCCCACTAA